A genomic region of Streptomyces sp. R33 contains the following coding sequences:
- the mycP gene encoding type VII secretion-associated serine protease mycosin produces MSPYTRSALATAALAVAALSGTTAAAATGTAAAAAAPHPEPVSAPALDLAGAGECTFPMKKQIADRPWALQRLLLDALWAQTKGKDKNGKPVRVAVIDTGVDRANPQLSGAIDVGAGKDFVDPKGGDGTTDTVGHGTKVAGLIAARPQEGTGFVGLAPDSTIIPIRQNDGQGKGNALSLGQAIDHAVSKGAQVINISQDTDVPLSADSELGKAVQRAVDAKVVVVASAGNDGMSGEKRRTYPAAFPGVLAVASSDRNNERAAFSQPGDFIGVAAPGVDMVSTVPGFGQCIDNGTSFSAPYVAGVAALLRAEHEDWTPQQIIWQIQGTAERSVNGRDDYVGWGVVDPVRAVTQDHEVPKAPVPDPGPPPAAAPEAAALRMTESAQEREERFGTYALGITGVLIAVIAGTATVVRDARKRRGRLQ; encoded by the coding sequence ATGTCCCCGTACACGCGCAGCGCACTCGCCACCGCGGCCCTCGCCGTGGCCGCCCTGTCCGGCACGACGGCGGCGGCCGCGACCGGTACCGCCGCGGCGGCGGCCGCACCCCACCCGGAGCCCGTCAGTGCCCCGGCCCTGGACCTCGCGGGCGCCGGCGAGTGCACCTTCCCCATGAAGAAGCAGATCGCCGACCGCCCCTGGGCCCTGCAGCGGCTGCTGCTCGATGCGCTCTGGGCGCAGACCAAGGGCAAGGACAAGAACGGCAAGCCCGTCCGCGTCGCGGTCATCGACACCGGCGTGGACCGGGCGAACCCGCAGCTCAGCGGCGCCATCGACGTCGGCGCCGGCAAGGACTTCGTCGACCCCAAGGGCGGCGACGGCACGACCGACACGGTCGGCCACGGCACCAAGGTGGCCGGGCTGATCGCGGCCCGGCCGCAGGAGGGCACCGGCTTCGTCGGCCTCGCCCCCGACTCGACGATCATCCCGATCCGGCAGAACGACGGGCAGGGCAAGGGCAACGCCCTCTCCCTGGGCCAGGCGATCGACCACGCGGTGTCCAAGGGCGCCCAGGTCATCAACATCTCCCAGGACACCGACGTCCCCCTGAGCGCCGACTCGGAGCTCGGCAAGGCGGTCCAGCGGGCCGTCGACGCGAAGGTCGTGGTCGTGGCCTCGGCGGGCAACGACGGCATGAGCGGCGAGAAGCGCAGGACCTACCCGGCGGCCTTCCCCGGCGTCCTCGCCGTGGCCTCCTCGGACCGCAACAACGAGCGGGCCGCCTTCTCCCAGCCCGGCGACTTCATCGGCGTCGCCGCGCCCGGCGTCGACATGGTCTCCACCGTCCCCGGCTTCGGCCAGTGCATCGACAACGGAACCAGCTTCTCGGCGCCCTACGTCGCCGGAGTCGCCGCCCTGCTGCGCGCCGAGCACGAGGACTGGACCCCGCAACAGATCATCTGGCAGATCCAGGGCACCGCCGAGCGCTCGGTCAACGGCCGTGACGACTACGTCGGTTGGGGCGTCGTCGACCCGGTGCGCGCGGTCACCCAGGACCACGAGGTCCCCAAGGCGCCCGTCCCGGATCCCGGTCCGCCCCCGGCGGCCGCCCCCGAGGCGGCGGCGCTGCGGATGACCGAGTCGGCGCAGGAGCGCGAGGAGCGGTTCGGCACGTACGCTCTTGGGATCACGGGCGTGCTGATCGCGGTCATCGCGGGCACGGCGACGGTGGTCCGGGACGCCCGCAAGCGGCGAGGCCGTTTGCAGTGA
- the eccB gene encoding type VII secretion protein EccB, whose translation MASRRDELNAYTFAKRRTVAAFLQPSATGSEEGAPRPLRAVLPGLVAGALVLAAFGAWGMFKPQAPKGWDEAGTKVIVGKQSTTRYVVLTTKVNGKDQTRLHPVLNLASARLLLDPQKFKVIQIDDKVLDAGKPPRGPIIGIPYAPDRLPAPQDAGKAKRWAVCQAPGGNGKTVQTATFVLADREAGLMDDARKVTDSQMLYVQSTGGAKERYLVDATGTKYKFPEGGPDAGKMTNALVGSTGATPQQVTETWLATLNSGDDLAFPQLPVAAGTKADVQGLTTGDNKVGMVLKAQTGSGTQHYVVLPGKVAPVSDFVAWLLISAPATDGLNMHGKPREVDLQSLNPDATAFKGEAKWPQKKSDRINQPAGSGARDTVCNVLRSVDGQGNQTLSTWAGTGFPIDITASGTSAYVTPGSGLLYTQVQGKQTTAGGALFLVTDTGLRYAVQANGDSDAEKSKIGAPDQPNGQAGADGRPEASQAQIRLGYGTVVPAMVPIAWSEFLSKGPRLDTNSARQPQGS comes from the coding sequence ATGGCATCACGACGTGATGAACTCAACGCGTACACCTTTGCGAAGCGGCGCACGGTGGCCGCGTTCCTCCAGCCTTCCGCCACGGGGTCGGAGGAAGGTGCGCCGCGTCCGCTGCGCGCGGTCCTGCCCGGGCTGGTGGCGGGGGCGCTCGTACTCGCCGCGTTCGGTGCCTGGGGAATGTTCAAGCCGCAGGCGCCCAAGGGCTGGGACGAGGCCGGCACCAAGGTCATCGTCGGCAAGCAGTCGACGACCCGGTACGTGGTGCTGACGACGAAGGTGAACGGCAAGGACCAGACCCGGCTGCACCCGGTGCTCAACCTGGCCTCCGCCCGACTCCTCCTGGATCCGCAGAAGTTCAAGGTCATCCAGATCGACGACAAGGTCCTGGACGCGGGCAAGCCGCCGCGCGGGCCCATCATCGGCATCCCGTACGCCCCCGACCGGCTGCCGGCCCCGCAGGACGCGGGCAAGGCGAAGCGCTGGGCCGTCTGTCAGGCGCCGGGCGGCAACGGCAAGACCGTGCAGACCGCGACGTTCGTCCTCGCCGACCGCGAGGCGGGACTGATGGACGACGCCCGCAAGGTCACCGACAGCCAGATGCTGTACGTGCAGAGCACCGGCGGGGCCAAGGAGCGCTACCTGGTCGACGCGACGGGGACGAAGTACAAGTTCCCCGAAGGCGGCCCGGACGCCGGGAAGATGACCAACGCGCTGGTCGGCAGCACCGGCGCCACCCCGCAGCAGGTCACCGAGACGTGGCTGGCCACCCTCAACTCCGGGGACGACCTGGCCTTCCCGCAACTGCCCGTCGCGGCCGGCACGAAGGCCGACGTGCAGGGCCTGACCACCGGTGACAACAAGGTCGGGATGGTGCTGAAGGCGCAGACCGGCTCCGGTACGCAGCACTACGTCGTCCTGCCCGGGAAGGTCGCCCCGGTCTCCGACTTCGTCGCATGGCTGCTGATCTCGGCGCCCGCGACCGACGGCCTCAACATGCACGGAAAGCCCCGCGAGGTCGACCTCCAGTCGCTCAACCCGGACGCCACGGCGTTCAAGGGCGAGGCCAAGTGGCCGCAGAAGAAGTCCGACCGGATCAACCAGCCCGCCGGCTCCGGCGCCCGCGACACCGTCTGCAACGTGCTGCGCTCGGTCGACGGCCAGGGCAACCAGACGCTGAGCACCTGGGCCGGCACCGGATTCCCCATCGACATCACCGCCAGCGGCACGAGCGCGTACGTCACGCCCGGCTCGGGGCTGCTCTACACGCAGGTGCAGGGCAAGCAGACCACCGCGGGGGGTGCACTGTTCCTGGTCACCGACACCGGTCTGCGGTACGCGGTGCAGGCCAACGGGGACAGCGACGCCGAGAAGTCGAAGATCGGCGCCCCCGACCAGCCGAACGGCCAGGCCGGCGCGGACGGCCGCCCCGAGGCCAGCCAGGCGCAGATCAGGCTCGGCTACGGGACGGTGGTACCGGCCATGGTGCCCATCGCCTGGTCCGAGTTCCTCTCGAAGGGGCCGCGCCTGGACACCAACTCCGCCCGCCAGCCCCAGGGTTCGTGA